One region of Eremothecium gossypii ATCC 10895 chromosome II, complete sequence genomic DNA includes:
- a CDS encoding GLTP domain-containing protein (NOHBY206; No homolog in Saccharomyces cerevisiae; Syntenic homolog of Kluyveromyces lactis KLLA0C14476g), whose translation MSTFFDQFKTSFTNAPVDSSGNISTTEFLEASEGLVKLFDLLGNTAFTVVQKDLTGNITKLRNRQLSHPGESATLQELVIAERAQGSKTASEGLLWLTRGLQFTAQALRETLDHPELELSKTFTDAYGKTLTKHHGMLVRPVFKLAMKACPYRKDFFAKLGSDQEKVDTQLKQWLAALEKIVEILLQFLAQTCKDL comes from the coding sequence ATGTCCACATTTTTTGACCAATTCAAGACCTCTTTCACCAATGCTCCAGTGGACAGTTCCGGCAATATTTCCACTACTGAGTTCCTGGAAGCATCGGAAGGCTTGGTGAAGCTCTTTGATCTTTTGGGAAACACAGCATTCACCGTTGTGCAAAAAGATTTGACTGGTAACATCACCAAGCTTCGCAACAGACAATTGTCGCACCCCGGTGAGTCTGCAACCCTGCAGGAGCTTGTGATTGCAGAGCGTGCACAGGGCAGCAAGACTGCTTCGGAAGGGCTGCTGTGGCTCACCAGAGGCCTGCAATTCACCGCGCAAGCTCTTAGAGAAACGCTAGACCATCCAGAGCTCGAATTGTCTAAGACATTCACAGATGCGTATGGGAAGACGTTGACGAAGCACCATGGTATGCTTGTACGTCCGGTTTTCAAGCTGGCCATGAAAGCTTGCCCCTACAGGAAGGACTTTTTTGCAAAACTAGGCAGCGACCAAGAGAAGGTTGACACGCAACTGAAGCAGTGGCTGGCTGCACTTGAAAAGATCGTAGAGATTCTGCTTCAGTTCCTTGCGCAAACGTGCAAGGATTTATGA
- a CDS encoding ABL063Cp (Syntenic homolog of Saccharomyces cerevisiae YBR078W (ECM33) and YDR055W (PST1); 1-intron) yields the protein MQYKTGLTSVLVLAAGVSAQSNSCSVSSGATATAQADLDKYSSCKKLSGDLVISGKQLSNGALANVEEIDGSLSIIDSSTIVNFSADKLRKIKDSLKLMDLPSLEAASFGALEEVSMVQFQALPVVNNIVTSKLKTANDIVISNTNLRSIKEFTSLGAVQKFDVNNNRYLRSIDASIKTVGNSLALSSNDKIENITFNNLVWANNITLYSVRDISMKALVAVNHSLAVESCPMKSLELSNLTKVGGDVTFANNEHLTKIDLSKVEEITGALVIADNEKLDRINGFKSVKSIGGSLTVNGSFSELDLSELGSVRGGVSVNSKAKNFSCNPLDDLHKAKNIQGKYQCSTGKSDDSSSSSGSSGSSSGGKGDSGSSTKGSPATSKDIGAHLTPGASLMGAFAAVAIALL from the exons ATGCAATACAAAACTGGCTTGACCTCTGTGCTGGTGCTCGCTGCCGGCGTGAGCGCACAAT CTAACTCGTGCTCCGTGTCCTCCGGTGCCACGGCAACTGCGCAGGCGGACTTGGACAAGTACTCTTCCTGTAAGAAGTTGTCGGGTGACCTTGTGATCTCGGGTAAGCAGTTGAGCAACGGTGCGTTGGCCAACGTGGAGGAGATCGATGGCTCCTTGAGCATCATCGATTCCTCTACCATAGTGAACTTCTCTGCGGACAAGTTGCGCAAGATCAAGGACTCCTTGAAGTTGATGGACTTGCCCTCTTTGGAAGCTGCGTCGTTCGGCGCGTTGGAAGAGGTCTCGATGGTGCAGTTCCAGGCGCTACCTGTTGTGAACAACATCGTGACCAGCAAGTTGAAGACCGCCAACGACATCGTAATCTCGAACACCAACTTGCGGTCCATTAAGGAGTTCACCTCCTTGGGGGCCGTCCAGAAGTTCGACGTGAACAACAACCGTTATTTGCGCTCCATCGACGCCAGTATCAAGACCGTTGGAAACTCCCTAGCGCTTTCGTCCAACGACAAGATTGAGAACATCACGTTCAACAACTTGGTCTGGGCCAACAACATCACACTATATTCCGTCAGGGACATCTCCATGAAGGCCTTGGTCGCCGTCAACCACTCCTTGGCTGTCGAGTCGTGCCCTATGAAGTCTCTTGAGTTGTCGAACTTGACCAAGGTTGGGGGTGACGTCACGTTCGCCAACAACGAGCATTTGACTAAGATCGACTTGTCCAAAGTTGAGGAGATCACCGGCGCCTTGGTTATTGCGGACAACGAGAAGTTGGACCGCATCAATGGCTTCAAGAGCGTCAAGTCCATTGGCGGTTCCCTAACTGTCAACGGTAGCTTCAGCGAGCTAGACTTGAGCGAGTTGGGCTCTGTCAGAGGTGGTGTCAGCGTAAATTCCAAGGCTAAGAACTTCAGCTGTAACCCTCTAGACGATTTGCACAAGGCCAAGAACATTCAGGGCAAGTACCAGTGCTCCACCGGCAAGTCTGACGACAGCTCTTCGTCCTCTGGCAGCAGCGGtagcagcagcggcggtAAGGGCGACTCCGGTTCTTCTACCAAGGGCTCTCCAGCGACTTCCAAGGACATCGGTGCCCACCTAACCCCAGGTGCTTCTTTAATGGGTGCCTTCGCCGCTGTTGCGATCGCCCTATTGTAA
- a CDS encoding ABL062Cp (NOHBY205; No homolog in Saccharomyces cerevisiae), producing the protein MLITKSLFWLPGGPAAAEPPPDSLYFLSKSILYWPAWCINRRGGAARQPVPDPANRFVLPLRLAVPTPAPSYLCKSPACNSTIARSDVCLHLASLPFSARCACISPRREWLAPRGLRPAFPPKAERKNFVSSREYRAASHGHICWLARFFYLKKAVKATG; encoded by the coding sequence ATGCTCATAACAAAATCGCTTTTCTGGCTTCCGGGCGGgccggccgccgccgagcCGCCGCCGGACTCCCTTTACTTTCTATCTAAATCTATTCTATACTGGCCCGCCTGGTGCATAAATAGACGGGGCGGTGCTGCTAGGCAGCCCGTCCCGGACCCCGCTAATCGATTTGTTTTGCCGTTACGTCTTGCTGTGCCTACCCCAGCCCCGTCTTATTTGTGCAAATCTCCTGCTTGCAATTCCACGATTGCCCGCTCCGATGTTTGTTTGCATCTAGCAAGCCTGCCTTTCTCGGCGCGGTGCGCTTGCATCTCACCGCGCCGGGAATGGCTGGCGCCGCGTGGCCTTCGGCCAGCGTTTCCCCCGAAGGCTGAGCGGAAAAATTTTGTTTCGTCCCGCGAGTATCGTGCGGCCTCACACGGCCACATCTGCTGGCTGGCACGGTTTTTTTATTTAAAGAAGGCCGTAAAAGCCACTGGCTAG
- a CDS encoding ABL061C-Ap (Syntenic homolog of Saccharomyces cerevisiae YOL052C-A (DDR2)): MKFTNYAIALTAAAYASAQATTHDSNHTANTTSHHSTNAAGALNGVLPSVAGAAIAGALAFLV; encoded by the coding sequence ATGAAGTTCACCAACTACGCTATCGCTTTGACTGCCGCCGCCTACGCCAGCGCACAGGCCACCACGCATGATTCCAACCACACCGCCAACACCACAAGCCACCACTCCACCAACGCAGCCGGTGCGCTAAATGGCGTCCTACCATCTGTCGCCGGCGCAGCCATCGCGGGCGCGCTAGCGTTCTTGGTCTGA
- the SPE2 gene encoding adenosylmethionine decarboxylase SPE2 (Syntenic homolog of Saccharomyces cerevisiae YOL052C (SPE2)): protein MPATSLDLSDHSYLDSALSATLDSTDAFEGPEKLLEVWFYPSVSALPNAKGLRSISLDEWCSMLELVKCEVLSSKKTAHMDAFLLSESSMFVFEHKLTLKTCGTTTTLLCLPRLLAMVESHLGWVMKSPGSDKFHPYKVFYSRRCFMFPSKQHPIHRNWGDEVDYLNQFFLGGKSYVIGRSDQNDHWNLYITETNKTLASGLTSDERDETLEILMTGLDSGSARQFVADRTQSPSEEGLAACNAPGHVYGLEITKATGLDCVYDNQKSVPFVHDAFAFMPCGYSSNIIMDDKYYYTLHVTPEDGWSYASFESNVPVQDVSCGRQTQHDIVCRILDVFRPTDFCMTFFAKDLLSDRILQLMHLLDSLPNYVKRDKVIHELDEYQLIYLRYQRPAQ from the coding sequence ATGCCCGCAACGTCCCTAGATCTCTCAGACCATTCTTATCTTGACAGCGCGCTTTCGGCCACCTTGGACTCGACAGATGCGTTCGAAGGCCCGGAAAAGCTGCTCGAGGTGTGGTTCTACCCAAGCGTAAGCGCGCTGCCAAACGCTAAGGGTCTGCGCTCGATCTCCCTTGATGAATGGTGTAGCATGCTCGAGCTGGTCAAGTGCGAGGTTCTGTCGAGCAAGAAGACCGCGCATATGGATGCGTTCCTGTTGAGCGAGTCCTCGATGTTTGTGTTTGAGCACAAGCTGACATTAAAGACCTGCGGGACCACGACGACGCTGCTGTGCCTTCCTCGgctgctggcgatggtGGAGAGCCACCTGGGGTGGGTCATGAAGTCCCCTGGGAGCGACAAGTTCCACCCGTACAAGGTCTTCTACTCGCGCCGCTGCTTCATGTTCCCGTCGAAACAGCACCCGATCCACCGCAACTGGGGCGATGAGGTAGACTACCTCAACCAATTCTTCCTGGGAGGTAAGAGCTACGTTATCGGTCGCAGCGACCAGAATGACCACTGGAATCTCTACATCACCGAGACCAACAAGACACTGGCGTCGGGTCTGACCAGCGATGAGCGCGACGAGACGTTGGAAATCCTGATGACCGGGCTCgacagcggcagcgcgcggcagTTCGTGGCAGACCGCACCCAGTCGCCGTCAGAGGAGGGCCTTGCAGCGTGCAATGCCCCGGGCCACGTCTACGGGTTGGAGATCACCAAGGCCACGGGTCTGGACTGCGTCTACGACAACCAAAAGAGCGTGCCCTTCGTGCACGACGCTTTCGCCTTCATGCCCTGTGGCTACTCCAGCAACATCATCATGGATGACAAATACTACTACACTCTGCACGTCACCCCAGAAGACGGCTGGTCCTATGCATCCTTCGAGAGCAACGTCCCGGTCCAGGACGTCTCTTGCGGCCGGCAAACCCAGCACGACATCGTGTGCCGCATCCTGGACGTTTTCCGCCCGACAGACTTCTGTATGACGTTCTTCGCCAAGGACCTTCTCAGCGACCGCATCCTCCAGCTCATGCACCTGCTCGACTCCTTGCCAAACTATGTTAAGCGCGACAAGGTCATCCACGAGCTCGACGAGTACCAGCTGATCTACCTTAGATACCAGCGCCCGGCACAGTag
- a CDS encoding ABL060Cp (NOHBY204; No homolog in Saccharomyces cerevisiae): MAMPYSLPCVCIGKFFMYKSRQPISSKLLFSKRPLTRSPSQGYIALRAPTAAGSFVRFRTSFVLQTSSAVFPGGIATAPRILMDIRPPGPPYAVPQPVCHVPRAIEPWVKFFAQPVATSSGPRILRFHRCGRFLLVRGAGSGSRVACMTSVTAGYRRRSDVSPTGPAAAADCSCCRARKRAATQRMVCWLVGQGFLPPGSGA, encoded by the coding sequence ATGGCTATGCCCTATTCGTTACCCTGTGTCTGTATTGGTAAATTTTTCATGTATAAAAGTCGACAGCCCATCTCCAGTAAACTTCTCTTTTCAAAAAGACCGCTGACGCGCAGTCCGTCTCAGGGCTATATCGCTCTCCGGGCGCCCACTGCGGCTGGGTCCTTTGTCCGATTCCGCACCTCCTTCGTCCTTCAGACCTCTTCCGCCGTTTTCCCTGGCGGCATCGCAACCGCGCCGCGGATCCTCATGGATATTCGGCCTCCGGGACCGCCGTACGCTGTTCCGCAGCCTGTGTGCCACGTGCCGCGTGCAATCGAGCCTTGGGTCAAGTTCTTTGCCCAGCCTGTCGCAACCAGCAGTGGCCCCCGCATCTTGCGCTTCCATAGGTGCGGGCGCTTTCTGCTGGTTCGCGGCGCCGGCTCAGGATCACGTGTCGCTTGCATGACATCTGTGACAGCGGGGTACAGGCGCCGATCGGATGTGTCGCCCACGGggccagctgctgccgcggattgcagctgctgccgcgcgcGGAAACGTGCCGCCACTCAGCGGATGGTCTGTTGGCTGGTCGGACAAGGATTCTTGCCGCCGGGCTCTGGAGCTTAG
- the HSH49 gene encoding U2 snRNP complex subunit HSH49 (Syntenic homolog of Saccharomyces cerevisiae YOR319W (HSH49)), with translation MDQNTECTVYVGNLDPQVSKELLYELFVQVAPVSRIRYPKDKVKQEHQGFAFVELFSEADCDFAIKSLNNTVSLFGKVLKVRRTLENAKNSAPVFARAKLFVKNLDSTIDAVQLQKLFGKFGPLAKPPQLFTLKDGALRCAYVYFTTFRHSDEALEKLNNQIVANQIISIDYAFKEGKAGEKHGDPVERLLDEEAQKHGVVKLT, from the coding sequence ATGGACCAGAACACAGAATGTACTGTATACGTTGGGAATCTCGATCCGCAGGTGAGCAAGGAGCTTCTATATGAGTTATTTGTGCAGGTAGCACCTGTATCTCGCATAAGATATCCAAAGGACAAGGTAAAGCAGGAGCACCAGGGCTTTGCTTTCGTGGAGTTGTTTAGTGAGGCTGATTGCGACTTCGCCATCAAGTCCCTCAATAACACGGTGAGTCTCTTTGGGAAGGTGTTGAAGGTACGGCGGACGCTGGAAAACGCCAAGAATAGCGCACCCGTCTTCGCCAGAGCGAAATTGTTCGTTAAGAATCTTGACAGCACGATCGATGCAGTACAACTGCAGAAGCTGTTTGGTAAATTCGGACCTCTTGCCAAGCCACCGCAACTATTTACCCTGAAAGACGGTGCGCTGAGATGTGCATACGTGTACTTTACGACATTCAGACACTCAGACGAAGCGCTGGAGAAACTGAACAACCAAATTGTGGCTAACCAGATAATATCGATTGACTATGCGTTCAAGGAGGGCAAAGCAGGGGAAAAGCACGGTGACCCAGTCGAACGGCTACTAGACGAGGAGGCTCAAAAGCACGGCGTGGTCAAACTGACTTAG
- the RKR1 gene encoding ubiquitin-protein ligase RKR1 (Syntenic homolog of Saccharomyces cerevisiae YMR247C (RKR1)), which yields MSFAVNTFQKYSNDFGLGSNGVKVTLNYFDALPPQDLLMSLPSGLQLTLKSLLKRDDTTKERALNEIQELISTQASAEQFKDDIFCLCWSQIYAKLVTNSSKSIRAGTHDFTARLIRLLHKKGAKFLKDWIPLLLVGCYDIDTSVGSSARSALLQCFNNSDEKLAALWKVFYKQILACAQQILVVENVGSISDERYVSPEDADMRYSRLAASGVFLLVQLLKNMNDEQGEEDTWYEILSSEALWKLMSLANLRSMKLYQVLLQLQRILLENGYLLGHKDVLKLTGKRYFKTLAQVNTRNLLQISPLLPEVLETTLLWNSYKDGQIWAYDKSFKDRILNLLKLGPGNSSAAYFDYLSKLFRVCEFLNAEETKLSILHKHALVFSERRILTKTSEEQLSRFCSCYYQIVREIDSEVARDQMRDDSQKLISNISLQKHSNLVEAFAQITSPDSISTDLCSLLPLGTDKEHPSTTYADNLLALLLHNGLQKVDILKELARSSLESIENGEVAVNYSFRIFQLFIKNNILSLHQEVQKFIGILPSTIDPSFIEQPTNIMSSYSRSQFLQQMGEEEAVELFSDYVFAIAQLDIPMNSKLTHLNNLDIAILEKLRKEPSETLADFMTNFIGTYDFSTDLIFSSNLLDQHVLKRLYEKALEHRKLDVFSSYLTRVPLTIYEEFLCGTDFLSNYNIWYSAAAAQQVLKSLIPMVKRNGSFARKVTQEIVVHGASDYKHIPTELLIKFASELFESNSDIWSYLSPHIMLKDLKTIVPYIDYRLSLVSPLGVGIHALDIPNESTFECSSARSIISYALFLDKFLTNHPQLCDDDCRIFLALMSELTLDFNCFSTDPIDQFPGFTNSLFTGKTYDFNFADIVHAIIAGESHIAILNKLASRDVSDSSAVYNCRILKRMLLNSIDYTTLNQFNEQVRIEKFISGIIRNTSSSAMDYLYATTIISACSKFSAESPMFVKLRTMLVAELIGKNSTDLVNGSWRLLILLDNILQVETSIMHSDSFQPITPQRLVMFVRTIFQWLDSDVCFEESFSVVRLCLLHLLISMLQINSIRSLGSSLTDLCIRILADSLGFCHLEETLYLDELRFYVLKLHLEIIRWTKEDKNTKDLWEHSAKDLNSELVELCLINYEKTPENHPHILFCSLLSSSVDQIPESYLQSYFDKFMEYLLSSLGTISSVRVVVTTLRKLIIAQQQELVIEYELQKSNLGDGDNTPTSTCKIPPILVSALFADLPEEYLEYEEPMKVIKPLWYWYLVVSYFKNISYNIRHQYIDQLKANNEIDRFFYFVSEQLDMQDTKFWDSVSPHEITEYQIHATGDSPYKDDILKESKLLLVSLLYDLFNNVGAMTSAWWLNIKDRALRSKIDAFVTRYVSPILIDQELEQVSSKIPVLTAQDENLSIRINKITKEIKARYFIDDQNLEISFKLPCNYPLTNIQVQEGTRVGVSEQKWKSWILSTQRVITGMNGSVVDSLELFTKNVRLQFADFEECAICYSILHVVDRKLPSKVCPTCSNRFHGACLYKWFKSSGNNTCPLCRGEIPFRR from the coding sequence ATGTCATTTGCTGTCAATACCTTCCAGAAGTACTCCAATGACTTTGGATTGGGCTCCAATGGTGTCAAAGTTACCCTTAACTACTTTGATGCACTTCCACCACAGGACCTCCTGATGAGTCTGCCTAGTGGCCTGCAGCTTACACTGAAGTCCCTTCTGAAACGAGACGATACCACGAAGGAACGGGCTCTGAACGAAATCCAAGAGCTCATTTCTACTCAGGCTAGCGCTGAGCAGTTCAAGGATGATATATTTTGCTTGTGCTGGTCTCAGATCTACGCTAAGCTTGTGACAAATAGCTCCAAGAGTATCCGCGCGGGAACGCATGATTTCACAGCGCGCCTCATTCGGCTACTGCACAAAAAGGGCGCCAAGTTTCTCAAGGATTGGATCCCTCTGTTGCTAGTTGGTTGCTATGATATAGACACATCTGTTGGTAGTTCTGCCAGGTCGGCGCTGTTACAGTGTTTCAATAACAGCGATGAAAAGCTAGCAGCATTATGGAAAGTGTTCTATAAGCAGATACTTGCTTGCGCGCAACAGATCCTGGTCGTGGAAAATGTGGGCTCGATTTCTGACGAGCGCTACGTATCTCCAGAAGACGCTGACATGCGGTATAGTCGCTTGGCCGCGAGTGGGGTATTTTTGTTAGTAcagctgctgaagaatATGAACGACGAGCAGGGCGAGGAAGACACTTGGTATGAAATCCTCTCATCGGAAGCACTGTGGAAGCTCATGAGTTTGGCGAACTTGCGGTCAATGAAACTCTACCAGGTGTTGCTACAGCTGCAACGTATTCTCCTTGAGAATGGCTACCTATTGGGCCATAAGGATGTTTTGAAACTTACTGGGAAGCGCTATTTCAAAACACTCGCACAAGTTAATACCAGGAACCTCCTTCAAATTTCTCCGCTTCTGCCAGAAGTGCTAGAGACTACACTGCTATGGAATTCCTACAAAGATGGTCAGATCTGGGCTTATGATAAATCGTTTAAAGATAGAATCCTGAATCTTTTGAAGCTAGGCCCCGGTAATAGCTCTGCCGCATACTTTGACTATCTGTCCAAATTATTCCGTGTTTGCGAGTTTCTAAATGCTGAGGAAACAAAGCTTTCCATTTTACACAAGCATGCTCTGGTATTCAGTGAGAGGAGAATACTAACCAAGACTTCTGAGGAGCAGCTTTCTCGCTTTTGCAGCTGCTACTATCAAATTGTGAGAGAAATCGATAGCGAGGTGGCAAGAGACCAGATGAGGGATGATAGTCAAAAGCTAATTAGTAACATATCTTTACAGAAGCATTCCAACTTGGTTGAAGCTTTTGCGCAAATAACTTCGCCTGATAGTATATCCACTGATCTTTGCTCGTTATTGCCGTTGGGGACAGATAAAGAGCATCCATCCACAACCTACGCTGACAATCTACTGGCCTTACTGCTCCACAATGGATTGCAGAAAGTTGATATTCTAAAGGAGCTTGCAAGGTCCTCCCTAGAATCGATTGAGAATGGGGAGGTAGCTGTGAACTATAGCTTCCGCATTTTTCAGCTTTTTATAAAGAACAATATTTTGTCACTCCATCAAGAGGTTCAGAAGTTCATTGGTATATTGCCGTCCACCATTGATCCATCTTTTATTGAGCAGCCGACTAATATCATGAGCAGCTATTCAAGATCACAGTTTTTGCAGCAGATGGGCGAGGAAGAGGCAGTTGAGTTATTTTCCGATTATGTTTTTGCCATCGCGCAATTGGATATTCCAATGAACTCTAAGTTGACACATCTCAATAACCTTGATATTGCCATTCTAGAAAAATTACGGAAAGAACCATCTGAGACCCTAGCTGATTTCATGACTAATTTCATTGGCACATATGACTTTTCTACTGATCTGATCTTTTCCTCGAATCTGTTGGACCAACATGTTCTCAAAAGATTGTATGAAAAAGCACTTGAACATCGGAAATTAGATGTTTTTTCTTCTTACCTTACTCGGGTACCACTAACAATATATGAGGAATTTCTTTGTGGGACTGACTTCCTCTCAAACTATAACATTTGGTActccgcagctgctgctcaacAGGTTTTGAAAAGTCTAATCCCTATGGTTAAAAGAAATGGCAGCTTTGCCCGTAAGGTTACTCAAGAAATTGTAGTTCATGGAGCATCTGATTATAAACATATTCCAACTGAACTTTTAATAAAATTTGCATCTGAACTATTTGAATCGAATTCGGATATATGGTCATACTTGTCACCCCATATCATGCTAAAAGACCTTAAAACTATTGTTCCATACATTGATTACAGACTCTCTCTGGTATCTCCCCTGGGAGTTGGTATCCATGCACTAGATATTCCCAATGAGAGTACTTTTGAATGTTCATCTGCGAGGTCCATCATTTCTTATGCGCTATTCTTGGATAAATTTTTGACTAACCACCCACAGTTATGTGATGACGATTGTCGGATTTTCCTCGCCTTAATGAGCGAATTAACACTTGATTTTAATTGTTTTTCCACGGATCCCATTGATCAATTTCCTGGTTTCACAAATTCACTCTTCACCGGCAAAACCTATGACTTTAATTTTGCTGATATCGTGCATGCTATTATAGCAGGTGAATCACACATAGCCATTTTGAACAAATTAGCATCTCGGGATGTATCTGATTCGAGCGCTGTATACAACTGCAGGATTCTAAAAAGGATGTTATTAAATTCAATTGATTATACGACTTTAAACCAATTTAACGAACAGGTCAGGATTGAGAAGTTTATTTCAGGAATTATCAGGAACACGAGTAGTAGCGCAATGGACTATCTCTATGCAACCACCATTATAAGCGCATGCAGCAAATTCAGTGCAGAGAGTCCTATGTTTGTTAAGTTGCGGACAATGCTCGTAGCAGAATTAATTGGAAAGAACAGTACCGATTTAGTCAATGGAAGCTGGAGGCTGCTCATTCTTTTGGATAACATTCTACAGGTAGAGACATCTATCATGCACTCCGATTCGTTTCAACCCATTACTCCGCAACGTTTGGTTATGTTTGTTCGTACTATTTTTCAATGGCTGGACAGTGATGTCTGTTTTGAGGAGTCTTTCTCTGTTGTCCGTTTATGCCTCCTCCACTTATTGATCTCAATGCTCCAAATCAATTCTATACGGTCACTGGGGTCCTCATTGACTGACCTATGTATTAGAATTCTAGCGGATAGCTTGGGATTTTGTCACCTCGAAGAGACTCTTTACCTGGACGAGCTGCGTTTTTACGTTTTAAAGCTTCATCTTGAAATTATAAGGTGGACCAAAGAGGATAAAAATACGAAAGACCTTTGGGAACACTCGGCAAAGGATTTGAATTCGGAGTTGGTGGAACTATGTCTCATAAACTATGAGAAGACTCCGGAAAACCATCCGCATATTTTATTTTGCTCTCTTCTCAGTTCATCAGTTGATCAAATCCCAGAGAGTTACTTACAGTCATATTTTGATAAATTCATGGAGTACCTACTGTCCAGTTTAGGCACTATTAGTTCAGTCAGAGTTGTGGTTACGACTTTGAGGAAACTAATCATagcacagcagcaggaaTTAGTCATAGAGTATGAGCTTCAAAAGAGCAACCTGGGCGACGGCGACAACACGCCAACTTCAACGTGCAAAATTCCGCCTATCCTTGTCAGTGCGTTATTCGCGGACCTCCCAGAAGAGTACTTGGAATATGAAGAGCCCATGAAAGTTATCAAACCTTTATGGTATTGGTACCTGGTCGTTTCATACTTCAAGAATATATCCTATAATATTCGTCACCAATATATCGATCAACTGAAGGCCAATAACGAGATTGATAGGTTTTTTTACTTTGTTTCAGAGCAGCTTGATATGCAAGATACCAAGTTCTGGGATTCAGTCTCACCTCATGAGATTACTGAGTATCAAATTCACGCTACTGGTGACTCTCCATACAAAGATGACATACTGAAAGAGTCGAAGCTACTTTTGGTCAGCCTGTTGTATGACTTATTTAATAATGTCGGGGCTATGACCAGTGCCTGGTGGTTGAATATTAAGGACAGAGCATTACGATCAAAGATAGATGCGTTTGTTACCCGATACGTGTCCCCAATACTGATAGACCAGGAGCTGGAACAAGTCAGCAGCAAAATCCCAGTGCTCACTGCTCAAGATGAAAACCTCTCTATCAGAATAAACAAAATAACTAAGGAGATCAAGGCTAGGTACTTCATTGACGACCAGAACCTGGAAATTTCCTTCAAGTTACCGTGTAACTATCCCTTAACCAACATTCAGGTTCAGGAAGGTACACGTGTCGGTGTCAGCGAACAGAAATGGAAGTCATGGATACTGTCAACGCAGCGTGTGATAACTGGGATGAACGGATCTGTAGTCGATTCGCTGGAATTATTTACAAAGAATGTTCGTCTGCAATTTGCTGACTTTGAGGAGTGCGCTATTTGTTACTCCATTCTCCATGTTGTTGACAGGAAACTACCATCCAAGGTGTGCCCAACCTGTTCGAATAGATTCCATGGCGCCTGTCTCTACAAATGGTTCAAGTCTTCCGGCAACAACACATGCCCCTTGTGTCGCGGTGAGATCCCGTTCAGAAGATGA
- the SBA1 gene encoding Hsp90 cochaperone SBA1 (Syntenic homolog of Saccharomyces cerevisiae YKL117W (SBA1)): MSKTITPEVHWAQRSHETDEDKNYVLLTLVIPDCEEPKLKLESTSLEFSARSPGHTGEKDGHTYQLHIDFFKEIDPEKSQHRVANGQGYYLKLVKKELGKEYWPRLTKEKLKYHYIKTDFDKWVDEDEQEEVPQAEEFGGMPFGGGMGGMGGMGGMGGMEGLEALQGLGGMGGMGGMGGMGGMGGMGGDAQAQLQQLMQQSGGFGGMDEEDEEEEDVEAEEETKDAAGTADKSA, encoded by the coding sequence ATGAGCAAGACGATCACACCAGAAGTGCATTGGGCGCAGCGTTCCCACGAGACAGATGAAGACAAGAACTATGTGCTTTTGACTCTCGTGATCCCGGACTGCGAGGAGCCTAAACTAAAGCTTGAGTCTACATCGCTTGAGTTCTCGGCTAGATCGCCAGGGCACACAGGCGAGAAAGACGGCCACACCTATCAGCTGCACATTGACTTTTTCAAGGAGATCGACCCTGAGAAGTCGCAACACCGCGTGGCCAATGGCCAGGGGTACTACTTGAAGCTCGTGAAAAAGGAGCTAGGTAAGGAGTACTGGCCTCGTCTAACCAAGGAAAAGctgaaataccactacaTCAAGACCGACTTCGACAAATGGGTTGACGAAGacgagcaggaggaggTCCCACAGGCTGAGGAGTTCGGAGGAATGCCGTTCGGCGGAGGCATGGGAGGAATGGGAGGAATGGGAGGCATGGGAGGCATGGAAGGTCTGGAGGCATTGCAGGGCCTAGGCGGCATGGGTGGCATGGGCGGCATGGGCGGCATGGGCGGCATGGGTGGCATGGGCGGAGATGCCCAAGCACAGCTACAGCAGTTGATGCAGCAGTCTGGCGGCTTTGGCGGCatggacgaggaggacgaaGAGGAAGAGGACGTCGAGGCTGAGGAAGAGACCAAAGACGCCGCAGGGACTGCTGACAAGAGTGCCTGA